CCGGTAATTGTCCGGCATCCAATCGCGCGGCTCGATGCGGCCGTCGGCCGCGAGAAGATCGTTGAACTGCTGCTCCTCCGGCGAGAGTGAAGGCTCGTCGCTCGGCACCGGGTTCAGCTCCGCAGGGGCTGTCATCATCGACTCCAGTCGTTACTAACCGATCGTTCAGTCAGTATATGATAGCCCACGTGACGGCGAAGTCAGAGGGTGCGCAGCGCACAGCACAGCGTGCAGTAGCGCGCTCAACAGCGGGCGCAGCAGCAGGCACGGCAGCGGGCGCAGGCTCAGCAGCACGCGCAGGCGCAGGCGCGGGCTCGATGCTCGAGCGCGATCGGGCAACGGAAGCACTCGGCATGACCGTCCACACGGCCGAACCTGGCCACGCTGTCGTCTCGATGACAATTCGCGACGACATGCTCAACGGCTTCGACATCGCCCATGGCGGAATGATCTTCTCGCTGGCGGATACCGCGTTCGCGATCGCGTGCAACGAAGACGACCGAGTGACGGTCGCGGCCGGTGCCGACATCACGTTCCTCGCGAGCGCCACACTCGGCCAAGTGCTCACCGCGTCGGCGCACCGCCGAGCACTTGCCGGTCGTAGCGGCATCTACGATGTCACCATCACGGACGAAGGCGGCACCCCGATCGCGGAGTTTCGCGGTCGCAGTCGCATCACCAATCGCACCGTACCCAAAAGCACCGTTCCCGCATAGCACTGTTCCCCAGAGCACCCTGCGCGAGCAAGAAGCAACGCACCAGTAATCAGAAGGACCACATGTCACCGTCGACGAAAACCCGCTTGACCGCCCCCGCCGCAGCCGAACTCGACCCTGAGGAGCGGATGTCCCGTGACGAACTCCAGGCGCTGCAGCTGAAACGACTCCAGCACGCGGTGTGGCACGCGTACGAGAACGTGCCGCTGTATCAGCGCAAGTTCGCGGATGCCGGGGTGCACCCCGACGACATCCGCTCGCTTGACGACGTGGCGAAGCTGCCATTCACCACCAAGGACGACCTGCGGGAGACCTACCCGTTCGGCATGTTCGCCGTGCCGATGAGCCAGGTGGCACGCATTCACGCATCGTCGGGAACCACCGGGCGACCGACCGTCGTCGGCTACACCCAGACAGACCTGAACAACTGGGCGCGGCTGATCGCACGTTCGCTGCGGGCATCCGGCGTTCGCCCGGGGATGCTCGTGCACAACGCCTATGGCTACGGTCTGTTCACCGGCGGCCTCGGCCTGCACGACGGCGCCCAGTTGCTCGGCACGACGGTCGTACCAGTTTCTGGCGGGCAGACCAGTCGGCAGGTGCAGCTGATCAACGACTTCCACCCGGATGTGATCCTGTGCACACCGAGCTACCTGCTCACCATTGCGGATGCCCTCGCCGAGGCCGGCATCGACCCTCGCGAGACGAGTCTGAAGGTCGGCGTGCTCGGCGCAGAGCCCTGGACGAACCAGATGCGCGACGAACTCGAGGAGCGGCTGGACATCGACGCGCTCGACATCTATGGCCTGAGCGAGGTGATGGGTCCCGGCGTCGGCAACGAGTGCATCGAATCGAAGGACGGGCCGCACCTGTGGGAAGACCACTTTCTGCCTGAGGTCATCGACGAACAGACGTTGACGCCGCTGCCGGACGGCGACATCGGCGAACTCGTCTTCACATCGCTGACCAAGGAGGCGTTCCCGATCATCCGCTATCGCACGCGCGACCTGACGCGCCTGCTGCCCGGCAGTGCACGCCCCGGCATGCGCCGAATGGAGCGGATTACCGGGCGCGACGACGACATGATCGTCTTGCGAGGGGTCAACTTGTTCCCGACGCAGATCGAGGAGATCGTGCTGGGCATCCCCGAGCTGTCGCCGCACTTCATCCTGGAGTTGCGCAAGCCCGCCCGTCTCGACGAGCTCACCGTGCGCATCGAGGCCCGTCCCGAATACGACGCGGATGCCTGCGCTCGCGCCTGCGCGCTGCTCATCGACCGCGTCAAGCAGCACGTCGGTTCGACCGTGCTCGTGCAGCTCGAGACACCCGGCACACTCGAGCGGAGCACCGGCAAGCTCAAGCGCCTCTACGACCTGCGGTAGCGCGCGGTCGCTGAGCTTGACGATGTGCCCCTTCCGGTGCGCCACTTCGGGCGTGGTGCGCCAGTTGAAGTGGCGCACCGTACACGAGATGGCGCACAGTCGGCGGCCGAGGTTGTCCGCCGCCGGGCACAGGCCGTCATCAGCATGAAAGGTCCGGGCGACAGAGAAACTCGACGCAGAAGTAGCTCATATCGCCGAACAGCGAGGAACAACGAAATCTCGCGTGATCCGTGAAGCGGTCGAAGAATATTTGCGCGCACACGCGTGAGCGGTAGCGCGCGGTCAGGTCATCCTCCTGGCGCGGGCGAGGAGGTAGTCGCGCTCGGGGATGGACGCCGTCGCGCGAGCTGCGGACCGATACGCGTCGATGGCCGCCTCGCGTTCGCCGGCCTGCTCCAACAGGTGTGCGCGCACGGCCAGCACCCGATGCGGCTCGGCAGCCAGTCGCTTGGCTTTCACCGGGTCGACGAGCAGCCGGTCGACGATCGCCAGCCCAGCGGTGGGCCCGTGAACCATCGCCTCGGCAACGGCACGATTCAGGGTGACGACCGGGTTTCCCGTCTCGCGCTCGAGCAGCTTATAGAGGATCAGAATCTGCGGCCAGTCGGTTTCATCCGTGCTCGGCGCCTCATCGTGGAGCGCCGCGATGCTTGCCTGCAGAAGATACGCACTCGGGCGTCGCCCGAGAAGGGTCCGTTCGAGGATCGCAACCCCCTCATCGATCGCCGCCTGATTCCACAGTGATCGGTCTTGCTCGTCGAGCGGGACGAGCGCACCGTCCGGCGTAGTCCGGGCCGGCCGTCTCGCATCCGTCAGGAGCATGAGCGCGAGGAGGCCCGCCGCTTCACCATGTTCGGACAGCCGGTCGGACAGTCGTTCGGGCGACTCTGAGCAGACCATCCGTGCCAGCCGGATGGCTTCGCCGCTGAGCTCCACGTCGTGAACGGCGGGACCCGCAGTCGCCGTGTGCCCCTCGTTGAACATGAGATACAGCACCGTCAGCACCGAGGTGATGCGATCCTCGGCATCCGTCGGTGAGGGGAACACTGCTCCGGCGTCCCGAATGCGTGCCTTGGCACGCGTGATCCGCTGCGCGACCGTAGCCTCGGGCAGCAGGTAGGCACGTGCGATCTGCGCCGTGGTCAACCCTGCGACCGCGCGGAGCGTCAACGCGACCTGCGCCGCGGGCGACAACGACGGATGGCAGCACAGTCTGAGAAGCTGCACACTGTCGTCCGTGGCCCCGACCCTGGCCTCGGCCTCGACCTCGGCCCCGGCTTGCGATCCGGGTCGCTCACGCAGCTGGGCGATGCCCGCTGGACTCAGCCGCGCATGTGTCAATTCACGATCCCGGCGCCGCTTCTCGCTGCGGATGTGATCGATGAGCCGCCGCTGGGCGGTCGTGATCAACCAGGCCAATGGATCATCCGGATTCCCGCGACGCGGCCACTGCTCGTACGCGGCAAGCAGTGCGTCTTGAACGGCGTCTTCGCACAGGTCGAACTGGCTCGCACCGTAGCGCCGCAGGAGCGCGCCGAGAACCTGCGGCGCGAGCGCGCGCAGCAGGTTCTCGTCTGCGAAACCCGGTGTCACATGTTCGCCCCTGCTGAGAACATCACGGGCCGGATCTCCAGTGCGAGACCGTCGATGCTCGCGTCGGGAATCAGTTGGGCGAGCTCGATTGCGCGCTCCTTCGATTCGACGTCCATCAGGTAGTAACCGCCCATGAACTCCTTCGTCTCCGCGAAGGGTCCGTCTGTCACCTCCGGCTT
The Rathayibacter sp. SW19 DNA segment above includes these coding regions:
- a CDS encoding YciI family protein, which gives rise to MKYLILMQVDPAVLDSLSADEQQAIGAGHQAFIEQTTASGEMLSTHALGDPSQTTTIRSAGGKPEVTDGPFAETKEFMGGYYLMDVESKERAIELAQLIPDASIDGLALEIRPVMFSAGANM
- the paaK gene encoding phenylacetate--CoA ligase PaaK; the encoded protein is MSPSTKTRLTAPAAAELDPEERMSRDELQALQLKRLQHAVWHAYENVPLYQRKFADAGVHPDDIRSLDDVAKLPFTTKDDLRETYPFGMFAVPMSQVARIHASSGTTGRPTVVGYTQTDLNNWARLIARSLRASGVRPGMLVHNAYGYGLFTGGLGLHDGAQLLGTTVVPVSGGQTSRQVQLINDFHPDVILCTPSYLLTIADALAEAGIDPRETSLKVGVLGAEPWTNQMRDELEERLDIDALDIYGLSEVMGPGVGNECIESKDGPHLWEDHFLPEVIDEQTLTPLPDGDIGELVFTSLTKEAFPIIRYRTRDLTRLLPGSARPGMRRMERITGRDDDMIVLRGVNLFPTQIEEIVLGIPELSPHFILELRKPARLDELTVRIEARPEYDADACARACALLIDRVKQHVGSTVLVQLETPGTLERSTGKLKRLYDLR
- a CDS encoding RNA polymerase sigma factor; this encodes MTPGFADENLLRALAPQVLGALLRRYGASQFDLCEDAVQDALLAAYEQWPRRGNPDDPLAWLITTAQRRLIDHIRSEKRRRDRELTHARLSPAGIAQLRERPGSQAGAEVEAEARVGATDDSVQLLRLCCHPSLSPAAQVALTLRAVAGLTTAQIARAYLLPEATVAQRITRAKARIRDAGAVFPSPTDAEDRITSVLTVLYLMFNEGHTATAGPAVHDVELSGEAIRLARMVCSESPERLSDRLSEHGEAAGLLALMLLTDARRPARTTPDGALVPLDEQDRSLWNQAAIDEGVAILERTLLGRRPSAYLLQASIAALHDEAPSTDETDWPQILILYKLLERETGNPVVTLNRAVAEAMVHGPTAGLAIVDRLLVDPVKAKRLAAEPHRVLAVRAHLLEQAGEREAAIDAYRSAARATASIPERDYLLARARRMT
- the paaI gene encoding hydroxyphenylacetyl-CoA thioesterase PaaI, which encodes MTAKSEGAQRTAQRAVARSTAGAAAGTAAGAGSAARAGAGAGSMLERDRATEALGMTVHTAEPGHAVVSMTIRDDMLNGFDIAHGGMIFSLADTAFAIACNEDDRVTVAAGADITFLASATLGQVLTASAHRRALAGRSGIYDVTITDEGGTPIAEFRGRSRITNRTVPKSTVPA